In the genome of Myroides phaeus, one region contains:
- a CDS encoding YraN family protein, whose protein sequence is MAKSQDIGEGGEKAAVAYLKERGYEVLIVNYVAQKGEIDIIALKDNILVFVEVKTRSSLEFGLPQDFVKATKIGLLVRTANIYIEENDREEEARFDIIAIHKVGEKYNIQHIEDAFYFF, encoded by the coding sequence ATGGCAAAGAGTCAAGATATTGGAGAAGGAGGAGAAAAAGCTGCTGTAGCCTATTTAAAAGAAAGAGGTTACGAGGTTTTAATTGTCAATTATGTAGCCCAGAAAGGTGAAATTGACATTATAGCATTGAAGGATAATATCTTGGTTTTTGTTGAGGTAAAAACAAGGTCGTCTTTAGAGTTTGGTTTGCCACAAGATTTTGTAAAGGCGACTAAAATAGGTCTGTTAGTGAGGACTGCAAATATTTATATAGAAGAAAATGACCGAGAAGAAGAAGCAAGATTTGATATTATTGCTATTCACAAGGTTGGAGAAAAGTATAATATTCAACATATTGAAGATGCATTTTACTTTTTTTAG
- a CDS encoding BrxA/BrxB family bacilliredoxin — protein sequence MYPEEIVKPMRQELVDAGFESLHTAEEVEATLAKGGTTLVVVNSVCGCAARNARPGAIMSLKGDKKPSQIVTVFAGVDKGAVDAARQHMFPFPPSSPAMALFKDGELVHMLERHHIEGHPAEIIAENLMDAFKEYC from the coding sequence ATGTATCCAGAAGAAATAGTAAAACCAATGCGTCAAGAATTAGTTGATGCAGGATTTGAATCATTACATACAGCAGAAGAAGTAGAAGCTACTTTAGCAAAAGGAGGAACAACTTTAGTAGTTGTAAATTCAGTATGTGGATGTGCAGCTCGTAACGCTCGTCCAGGTGCAATTATGAGTTTAAAAGGGGATAAAAAGCCAAGTCAAATTGTGACAGTTTTTGCAGGTGTAGATAAAGGTGCAGTAGATGCAGCACGTCAACACATGTTCCCATTCCCACCGTCATCACCAGCAATGGCTTTGTTTAAGGACGGAGAATTAGTTCATATGTTAGAGAGACATCACATTGAAGGTCACCCTGCCGAGATCATCGCAGAGAACTTAATGGATGCTTTTAAAGAATATTGCTAA
- a CDS encoding amidophosphoribosyltransferase produces the protein MSDALKHECGIAVLRLKKPLSYYKEKYGSTFYPIQKMYLLMEKQHNRGQDGAGLASIKLDMEPGERYISRVRSNKAQPIQDIFMQVNGRINEEMLEHPEYVNNVDLQKKHIPYLGEVFLGHVRYGTFGKNNIESVHPFLRQNNWMHRNLIVAGNFNLTNVRELFQDLVSLGQHPKEMSDTITVMEKIGHFLDDEVTDLYYKIKEEGYSKRAASPKIGERLDVARILRRASKNWDGGFAMAGMIGHGDAFVLRDPAGIRPAFYYENDEIVVVTSERPVIQTAFNVPFEDIKELDPGKAIIIRKDASVHFEQILDPLPLKACSFERVYFSRGNDAEIYQERKDLGKLIFPEVLKAIDNDTDNSVFSYIPNTSETSFYGMVEGAQDFLNQRKIADILKHKEVLSEAKLQEILSVKLRTEKIAVKDAKLRTFITDDSSRDDLVAHVYDVTYGVIQPTDNLVIIDDSIVRGTTLKKSIIRMLDRLNPKQIVVVSAAPQVRYPDCYGIDMAKLEGLIAFQAAIELLKERNMLSLVDDVYTRSKAQENFADNDVINYVKEIYAPFTDTEISDKIAEMVKDSEIKSDVKVVFQTIDNLHIACPKNLGDWYFTGNYPTVGGNRVVNRAFINYYEGRDEKPY, from the coding sequence ATGAGCGACGCTTTAAAACACGAATGTGGTATTGCGGTTTTAAGACTAAAAAAACCGTTATCCTATTACAAAGAAAAGTACGGGAGTACTTTCTATCCTATACAAAAAATGTATTTGTTGATGGAGAAACAACACAATCGAGGGCAAGATGGAGCTGGCCTTGCAAGTATCAAATTAGATATGGAGCCTGGCGAACGTTACATCAGCCGTGTTCGTTCTAACAAAGCACAACCAATACAAGACATCTTCATGCAGGTTAATGGACGCATTAACGAAGAAATGCTTGAACATCCAGAGTACGTAAATAATGTTGACTTACAGAAAAAACACATCCCTTATTTAGGTGAGGTTTTCTTAGGACACGTTCGCTATGGTACTTTCGGAAAAAATAATATTGAAAGTGTTCATCCTTTTTTACGTCAAAACAACTGGATGCACAGAAACTTAATTGTTGCTGGAAACTTCAACTTGACGAATGTTCGCGAACTTTTTCAAGATTTAGTTAGCCTTGGTCAACATCCTAAAGAAATGTCTGACACCATTACTGTAATGGAAAAAATCGGACACTTCTTAGATGATGAAGTAACAGATTTATACTACAAAATTAAAGAGGAAGGCTATTCTAAAAGAGCGGCTTCTCCAAAGATTGGTGAACGTTTAGATGTTGCTCGTATCTTGAGAAGAGCTTCTAAAAACTGGGATGGTGGATTCGCTATGGCGGGAATGATCGGACACGGAGATGCTTTCGTTTTACGTGACCCTGCGGGTATTCGCCCTGCTTTTTATTATGAGAATGATGAAATTGTTGTTGTAACAAGTGAAAGACCTGTTATTCAAACTGCTTTTAATGTTCCTTTTGAAGATATTAAAGAGCTTGATCCTGGTAAAGCAATTATCATCCGTAAAGATGCCTCTGTTCACTTTGAACAAATCTTAGATCCATTACCACTGAAAGCTTGTTCTTTTGAACGTGTTTATTTCTCAAGAGGTAATGATGCTGAGATTTATCAAGAGAGAAAAGACTTGGGTAAACTTATTTTCCCAGAGGTTTTAAAGGCTATTGATAACGATACAGACAACTCTGTTTTTTCATATATTCCTAATACCTCTGAAACTTCTTTCTATGGTATGGTTGAAGGAGCACAAGACTTCTTAAACCAACGAAAAATCGCAGATATCCTTAAGCATAAAGAGGTGTTGTCTGAAGCGAAATTACAAGAAATTTTATCAGTTAAATTAAGAACTGAAAAAATTGCAGTAAAAGATGCTAAGCTTAGAACATTCATTACTGATGACAGCAGTAGAGATGACTTAGTGGCACACGTTTATGATGTAACTTATGGTGTTATTCAACCTACAGATAACTTAGTTATTATTGATGATAGTATCGTACGTGGTACTACTTTAAAGAAAAGTATCATCCGTATGTTAGATCGCCTTAACCCAAAACAAATTGTTGTTGTTTCTGCGGCACCACAAGTTAGATACCCTGACTGCTATGGTATTGACATGGCTAAATTAGAAGGTTTAATCGCTTTTCAAGCTGCTATTGAGCTATTGAAGGAAAGAAATATGTTAAGCCTTGTAGACGATGTTTACACGCGTTCTAAAGCTCAGGAAAACTTTGCTGATAATGATGTGATAAACTACGTTAAAGAAATTTACGCTCCTTTTACTGATACTGAAATATCTGATAAGATTGCAGAAATGGTAAAAGACTCAGAAATTAAATCTGACGTAAAAGTAGTATTCCAAACTATTGATAATTTACACATTGCTTGTCCTAAAAACTTAGGTGATTGGTACTTTACTGGTAACTACCCAACAGTTGGAGGAAATAGAGTTGTAAATAGAGCGTTCATCAACTACTATGAAGGTAGAGATGAAAAACCATATTAG
- a CDS encoding TonB-dependent receptor — translation MKLFNTLLFTICGAVVSMAQTSTVKGRVVDENNKPLSFVTVYIENSNYAAQTDDNGEYILEDVKHGKQSIKATFVGYAASVRDMNISKKEDVVNFLLVTDSQLANITVYGRSNKNVKKLQYLTRLPLGLQDQVQSISIVSDHVIKEQGALSITDAARNVAGVTQFASYGGVKESMSIRGFRGTPVLRNGVGMDSDFRTASAISDMQGVESVEVIKGSAAILQGIGNGLGAAGGVINLVTKTPNFKNGGEVSFRTGSYGHIRPTVDFERVLDKKERVSFRFNGSYERNDGWRTHVNNEHFYINPSLAWKIDDKTKLSFEMDYLNGDYTPDKGTVNLAPDNVDALYKMPHNKFLGYNDDNTSIRSQNYVARFERQLTEKLSFRTSYTASIYNDDSRTSSVATVLKKDKIKDWADFRNLKRTVTESERGDYNSVFQADLVGKDIFTGILKHTFQVGFDYRQTKVISGNTSGQVMGKDKDGNDVLVPYTDFFDVTGPINNTLPGDVVFGDINTTRTMTPTIGFMAQDYVQIGDKLSAMLGIRYSRLNGSTTENATIDRWNPMFGLIFKPQDNISTFVSYTTTSSLRQSNKLIHGGGYAGASDTNQIEFGFKSNWYNDHLGVNFSYFFINQSNLLAPYIDPNTNVQSTTESIFAGDLKRNGFELEINGKITNNLEVMLGYANLYARYQDSPNYVDGSAPMNAPEHTANGWANYKFTDGALDGLSLGLGVYYVGKRPVNEYTRTSDAHGSNVNTRPFDMAAYTTVNAQAAYKYKNATLSVFMNNLFNERGYTSYYRGGYINEIAPRNFAAKLSYRF, via the coding sequence ATGAAATTATTCAATACCCTATTATTTACTATCTGCGGAGCAGTTGTAAGTATGGCTCAAACATCGACAGTAAAAGGTCGTGTGGTTGATGAAAATAATAAGCCATTGTCATTTGTAACAGTATATATAGAAAACTCTAACTATGCTGCACAGACTGACGATAACGGAGAATATATCTTAGAAGATGTTAAACACGGAAAGCAGTCAATCAAAGCTACTTTTGTTGGATATGCAGCTTCAGTAAGAGACATGAATATTTCAAAGAAAGAAGACGTAGTAAACTTTCTTTTAGTTACAGACAGTCAATTAGCAAATATTACTGTTTATGGTAGAAGTAACAAAAACGTTAAGAAACTTCAATACTTAACTCGTCTACCATTAGGTTTACAAGACCAAGTACAATCAATTAGTATCGTATCTGATCACGTAATTAAAGAGCAAGGAGCTTTGTCAATTACAGATGCAGCACGTAACGTAGCAGGGGTAACTCAGTTTGCAAGCTATGGTGGTGTAAAGGAGAGTATGTCTATAAGAGGTTTCCGTGGTACTCCAGTATTGAGAAATGGAGTAGGAATGGATTCTGACTTTAGAACAGCTTCAGCAATTTCAGATATGCAAGGAGTTGAAAGTGTTGAGGTAATAAAAGGTTCTGCTGCTATTTTACAAGGTATTGGAAATGGTTTAGGAGCTGCAGGAGGTGTAATTAACTTAGTAACTAAAACGCCAAACTTCAAAAATGGAGGAGAGGTAAGTTTTAGAACAGGTAGTTACGGACACATTCGCCCAACAGTTGACTTTGAACGCGTATTAGATAAAAAAGAAAGAGTATCATTCCGTTTTAATGGTTCTTATGAGAGAAATGATGGATGGAGAACACACGTTAATAACGAACACTTCTACATTAACCCATCTTTAGCTTGGAAAATTGACGACAAAACGAAGTTGTCTTTTGAAATGGATTACTTAAATGGAGATTATACTCCAGACAAAGGAACAGTTAATTTAGCTCCTGATAATGTTGATGCATTATATAAAATGCCTCACAATAAATTCTTAGGATATAACGACGATAATACTTCAATTAGATCTCAAAATTATGTAGCTCGTTTTGAGAGACAATTGACAGAAAAGTTAAGTTTCAGAACGTCTTATACAGCTTCTATCTATAATGATGATAGTCGTACTTCAAGTGTTGCGACAGTACTTAAAAAAGACAAGATTAAAGACTGGGCAGATTTTAGAAATTTAAAAAGAACGGTGACAGAAAGTGAAAGAGGAGATTACAACTCTGTATTCCAAGCTGATTTAGTAGGTAAGGATATCTTTACTGGAATTTTAAAACACACATTCCAAGTAGGGTTTGACTATAGACAAACAAAAGTTATTTCAGGAAATACTTCTGGACAAGTAATGGGTAAAGATAAAGATGGTAACGATGTACTTGTACCATATACAGATTTCTTTGACGTTACAGGACCAATTAATAACACATTGCCAGGAGATGTTGTTTTTGGAGATATTAATACAACACGTACAATGACTCCAACTATTGGATTTATGGCACAAGACTATGTTCAAATTGGAGACAAGTTAAGCGCAATGTTAGGTATTCGTTACAGTAGATTAAACGGAAGTACTACTGAGAATGCTACAATTGATAGATGGAATCCAATGTTTGGTTTAATCTTTAAACCACAAGATAACATTAGTACATTCGTTTCTTATACTACAACATCAAGTTTAAGACAATCTAATAAATTAATTCACGGAGGAGGATATGCTGGAGCATCTGATACTAATCAGATTGAATTTGGTTTTAAATCTAACTGGTACAATGATCATTTAGGAGTTAACTTTTCTTACTTCTTCATTAACCAAAGCAATTTATTAGCACCGTATATTGATCCAAATACAAATGTTCAATCTACAACAGAAAGTATTTTTGCTGGAGATTTAAAACGTAATGGTTTTGAGTTAGAGATTAACGGAAAAATTACAAACAATTTAGAAGTGATGCTTGGATATGCAAACTTATATGCAAGATACCAAGATAGCCCAAACTACGTAGATGGTTCTGCTCCAATGAATGCTCCTGAGCATACAGCTAATGGATGGGCAAACTATAAATTTACAGACGGAGCTTTAGATGGCTTATCTCTTGGATTGGGTGTTTACTACGTTGGAAAGAGACCTGTAAATGAATACACAAGAACATCTGATGCACACGGATCAAATGTAAATACAAGACCATTTGATATGGCAGCTTATACTACTGTAAATGCACAAGCAGCATATAAATACAAAAATGCTACATTAAGCGTGTTTATGAATAACTTGTTCAATGAGCGTGGATATACTTCTTACTACAGAGGTGGTTATATCAATGAAATTGCACCAAGAAACTTCGCAGCTAAATTATCTTATAGATTTTAA
- a CDS encoding HD domain-containing protein → MDKRIEAIVLYVKKELENAESGHDWFHIERVYKSSMTIAKQEGEVDITVVKLIALLHDIADSKFHGGDETVGPTKARALLSDLSFSDEVIDHVVKGIENISFKGGNFEQKFRSKELDIVQDADRLDAIGAIGIARTFNYGGYKNNLIYDPAIEPKIGMSKEEYKNSKGTTINHFYEKLLRLKDLMNTQTGLKLAEERHKFMELYLAQFYSEWEGEA, encoded by the coding sequence ATGGATAAACGAATAGAAGCAATAGTTTTATACGTTAAAAAGGAACTTGAAAACGCAGAAAGTGGACACGATTGGTTTCATATCGAGCGTGTTTATAAAAGTTCAATGACTATTGCAAAACAAGAAGGAGAAGTAGATATCACTGTGGTAAAGTTAATTGCTTTATTGCACGATATTGCAGATAGTAAATTTCACGGTGGAGATGAAACTGTGGGACCTACAAAAGCACGAGCTCTTTTGAGTGATCTATCGTTTAGTGATGAGGTAATTGATCACGTTGTAAAAGGGATTGAAAATATTTCATTTAAAGGAGGTAATTTTGAACAGAAATTTCGTTCTAAAGAGTTAGATATTGTTCAAGATGCAGATCGTTTAGATGCAATTGGAGCAATTGGTATTGCAAGAACTTTTAACTATGGAGGTTATAAAAATAATTTGATTTATGATCCTGCAATTGAACCTAAGATAGGGATGTCAAAAGAGGAGTATAAAAATAGTAAGGGAACTACAATCAATCACTTTTACGAAAAATTACTTCGATTAAAAGATTTAATGAATACGCAGACAGGGTTGAAACTGGCAGAAGAGCGACATAAATTTATGGAACTTTATTTAGCACAGTTTTATTCTGAATGGGAAGGAGAAGCATAG
- a CDS encoding DASS family sodium-coupled anion symporter: MKLDYEPERRPHKSIRNYLIIFFNVVTLLLLVNYLPYEPQVNKGLALLVFVAVLWLTEAIHVTTTAIFVPVLAIALGLTDTKPALASFADPTIFLFLGGFVLAGALHVQKLDTIIANKIMYLAKGRLSYAVFYLFGATAVLSMWISNTATVAMMLPLVVGVLSQLDRTQYRSTYVFVLLGIAYSASVGGMGTVVGSPPNAIVASQLNISFADWMKMGLPMVVVLLPIVIGIIYLVFRPQLNFRFNHSTETIPMNFDRWLTLGIFVFTALCWIFSNDLNPLVASFVGFEGKFTNFDSFISLMAFILICVSQVSRWKELQHNVDWGVLLLFGGGLTLSMVLKDSGASKVMADVLVSLIKGSHYFTIGLVVSFFIIFLTEFTSNTASAALLVPIFISISEELGIAPLGLSMIIGLGASCAFMLPVATPPNAIVFGTGFIQQKDMMKAGFILNIICSVLIATIAYYFWLS, encoded by the coding sequence ATGAAATTAGATTACGAACCAGAAAGACGACCTCACAAGTCTATACGTAATTACCTCATTATATTTTTTAATGTCGTTACTTTACTATTATTAGTTAATTATTTGCCATATGAACCTCAAGTTAACAAGGGATTAGCCCTTTTAGTTTTTGTAGCGGTACTATGGTTAACTGAAGCTATTCACGTTACAACGACGGCAATTTTCGTTCCCGTTCTCGCTATAGCTTTAGGATTGACAGATACAAAACCAGCGTTAGCATCTTTTGCTGACCCTACGATTTTCTTATTCTTAGGAGGTTTTGTGTTAGCAGGAGCACTTCACGTGCAAAAGCTTGATACGATAATAGCCAATAAGATTATGTATTTAGCAAAAGGGAGATTGTCTTATGCAGTATTTTACTTGTTTGGTGCAACAGCAGTGTTGTCTATGTGGATAAGTAACACGGCAACCGTTGCAATGATGTTACCATTAGTAGTAGGTGTTTTAAGTCAGTTAGACAGAACACAATATCGTTCTACTTATGTATTTGTGCTTTTAGGTATAGCTTATAGTGCGAGTGTTGGTGGTATGGGAACAGTGGTAGGTAGTCCACCAAATGCCATTGTAGCTTCACAATTAAATATTTCGTTTGCTGATTGGATGAAGATGGGATTGCCTATGGTAGTTGTCTTATTGCCAATAGTTATCGGTATAATTTATTTGGTTTTTAGACCACAGTTGAATTTTAGGTTTAACCATTCAACGGAGACAATACCAATGAATTTTGATAGATGGTTAACGTTAGGAATATTTGTTTTCACAGCTTTATGTTGGATTTTTAGTAATGATTTGAATCCATTAGTAGCAAGTTTTGTAGGGTTTGAAGGGAAGTTTACAAACTTTGACTCTTTCATCTCTTTAATGGCTTTTATTTTAATTTGTGTGAGTCAAGTATCAAGATGGAAGGAATTACAACACAATGTTGATTGGGGGGTTTTACTATTATTTGGAGGAGGACTTACATTAAGTATGGTTCTGAAAGACTCAGGAGCAAGTAAAGTAATGGCTGACGTGTTAGTTTCATTGATTAAAGGAAGTCACTATTTTACTATTGGTTTAGTAGTTTCCTTCTTCATTATCTTCTTAACTGAGTTTACGTCAAATACTGCGAGTGCTGCGTTATTAGTACCTATTTTTATTTCTATTTCAGAAGAGTTAGGTATTGCACCACTTGGACTTTCAATGATTATTGGATTAGGAGCATCGTGTGCTTTTATGCTACCAGTAGCTACACCTCCAAATGCTATTGTATTTGGTACAGGATTTATCCAGCAGAAAGATATGATGAAAGCAGGTTTTATTTTGAATATTATTTGTTCAGTATTAATCGCTACAATCGCTTATTATTTCTGGTTGAGTTAA
- a CDS encoding PepSY-associated TM helix domain-containing protein, whose translation MKTKPKYSLRTFINDVHLWLGIASSLVLFIVCLTGTIYTFKSEIQTFLAPDMYKLTEVKKEVLPIDELKATVEQKSGGNVQRVVVSHKENKPYIFSVGFADKEKKGETIYVNQYTAAVVGEGKGPANEFFMTVFKLHRWLLLDMKIGRPIVGIATIIFLILSISGLVLWFPKKIRGWKSIKPGFKIKFKANWKRINHDLHNTLGFYTLLIVVIMSLTGLCWSFEWYRDGLSSVLGTKVFGGRDEVKPESVLLEDTKTLDLSKVMAIGNAELPFEARTISISFPKGEKGSFEVNKNELARFNETVNDRVFIDQYSGEILKKEIFADKTIGEKIAGSIRALHFGDIYGTFSKVIYFIVCLIATSLPVTGIFIWLNKMKKGKKSKV comes from the coding sequence ATGAAAACAAAGCCAAAGTATTCGTTGCGTACATTTATAAATGATGTGCACTTGTGGTTAGGAATAGCAAGTTCACTTGTGTTGTTTATTGTTTGTTTGACAGGAACAATTTATACTTTTAAAAGCGAGATACAGACATTTTTAGCGCCAGATATGTACAAATTGACAGAGGTGAAAAAAGAAGTATTGCCAATAGACGAGTTGAAAGCTACCGTAGAACAAAAGAGCGGAGGTAATGTACAGCGCGTAGTTGTGTCTCATAAAGAGAACAAGCCTTATATTTTTTCTGTAGGCTTTGCTGATAAAGAAAAGAAGGGAGAGACTATTTATGTTAACCAATATACTGCTGCAGTTGTAGGAGAGGGAAAAGGTCCTGCGAATGAGTTTTTTATGACAGTTTTTAAACTGCATAGATGGTTATTGTTAGATATGAAGATTGGTCGTCCTATTGTAGGAATTGCAACAATAATATTTTTGATTTTATCAATCTCGGGATTAGTATTGTGGTTTCCAAAGAAAATTAGAGGATGGAAAAGCATAAAGCCAGGTTTTAAAATTAAGTTTAAAGCGAATTGGAAAAGAATTAATCACGATTTACACAATACGTTAGGGTTTTATACCTTACTTATTGTTGTGATTATGTCTTTAACAGGACTTTGTTGGTCTTTTGAATGGTATAGAGATGGATTGAGTAGTGTATTAGGAACGAAGGTTTTTGGAGGTAGAGATGAGGTAAAGCCAGAATCTGTTTTACTTGAAGATACAAAGACACTTGATTTGTCAAAAGTAATGGCGATTGGAAATGCAGAGTTGCCATTTGAAGCAAGAACAATATCGATTAGTTTTCCTAAAGGAGAAAAAGGTAGTTTTGAAGTAAATAAGAATGAATTAGCTCGATTTAATGAAACTGTAAATGATAGAGTTTTTATTGATCAATATTCTGGGGAGATCTTGAAAAAGGAGATTTTTGCTGATAAAACAATAGGAGAGAAGATTGCAGGATCAATAAGAGCATTACACTTTGGAGATATTTACGGAACATTTTCTAAAGTGATTTATTTTATAGTTTGTTTAATAGCAACGAGTTTACCTGTAACAGGGATATTCATTTGGTTGAATAAAATGAAAAAAGGTAAGAAAAGTAAAGTATAA
- a CDS encoding acyl-ACP desaturase: MSIKNVRLEVMHFLEKNIDSFVENYLIPVEKIWQPSDLLPDSEGENFIEDVKELREYAKELPYDFWVVLVGDTITEEALPTYESWLMDVEGIKQKEEEGGNGWAKWIRHWTGEENRHGDLLNKYLYLSGRVNMKEVEITTQHLINDGFDPGTDRDPYKNFVFTSFQELATYISHNRVAKLAKQYGDHKLSKICRLIAGDEMRHHHAYSEFVDRIFKVDPSEMMLAFVDMMKRKITMPANLIRESGGKMGDAFEKFSDSAQRIGVYTAHDYIDIMQKLIDRWQIGELTNLTDEAEKARDYLMKLPTRMSRVADRMVVGKEEQIFKWVRPAIIK; this comes from the coding sequence ATGTCAATAAAGAATGTTCGCTTAGAAGTAATGCACTTCTTAGAAAAGAATATCGATAGTTTTGTTGAGAACTATTTGATACCAGTAGAAAAAATTTGGCAGCCATCTGATTTGTTACCAGATTCAGAAGGAGAGAATTTTATTGAAGATGTAAAAGAACTGCGTGAATATGCAAAGGAGTTACCATACGATTTCTGGGTAGTATTAGTAGGAGATACAATTACAGAAGAGGCATTGCCAACATATGAGTCTTGGTTAATGGACGTAGAAGGTATTAAACAGAAAGAAGAAGAAGGCGGTAATGGATGGGCCAAGTGGATTCGTCATTGGACAGGAGAAGAGAATCGTCATGGAGACTTGTTAAATAAGTACCTTTATCTTTCAGGAAGAGTAAATATGAAAGAAGTTGAGATTACTACTCAACACTTAATTAATGACGGGTTTGATCCAGGAACAGATAGAGATCCATATAAGAACTTCGTATTTACAAGTTTTCAAGAATTAGCAACATATATTTCACATAACCGTGTTGCTAAGTTAGCGAAGCAATATGGAGATCACAAATTGTCAAAGATTTGTCGTTTAATTGCTGGAGATGAAATGAGACACCACCACGCATATAGCGAGTTTGTAGATCGTATCTTTAAAGTAGATCCAAGTGAAATGATGCTTGCATTTGTAGATATGATGAAACGTAAAATTACGATGCCAGCTAACTTGATTAGAGAATCAGGAGGTAAGATGGGAGATGCATTTGAGAAGTTCTCAGATTCAGCACAAAGAATAGGAGTATATACAGCGCATGATTATATTGATATTATGCAAAAGTTAATTGATAGATGGCAAATTGGAGAACTGACTAATCTTACAGATGAGGCAGAAAAGGCGAGAGATTACTTAATGAAGCTTCCAACAAGAATGTCTCGTGTAGCTGATAGAATGGTTGTTGGTAAAGAAGAACAGATCTTTAAATGGGTTCGTCCAGCTATCATAAAATAG
- a CDS encoding lysophospholipid acyltransferase family protein, which produces MQKIISYPISILFAACLLIILIFFHGLQWLAFNLFGYQAHKKVVDWLVWWLMAGTGILGTTYKFEQEEKLPTDRPIIFVSNHQSMFDIPMMIWFFRNNHPKFVSKKELGKGFPSVSYNLKHGGSVLIDRKDAKQALGAIKSLGQYITKYNRSAVIFPEGTRSRDGQLKRFSENGVKMLCKFAPDALVVPLTINNSWKLFRFGKFPYGLGARIKLYAHKPLNIGDYDFPTLMQVIEEKIKTKLE; this is translated from the coding sequence ATGCAAAAAATAATATCGTACCCAATTTCTATCCTTTTTGCGGCTTGCCTATTAATCATATTGATTTTTTTCCACGGACTTCAATGGCTGGCGTTTAATCTATTTGGCTACCAAGCACACAAGAAAGTTGTGGATTGGTTAGTGTGGTGGCTAATGGCAGGTACGGGGATTTTAGGAACAACATATAAGTTCGAACAAGAAGAAAAATTACCAACGGATCGACCGATAATTTTTGTTTCGAATCATCAAAGTATGTTTGATATTCCAATGATGATCTGGTTCTTCAGAAACAATCATCCGAAATTTGTTAGTAAAAAAGAACTTGGAAAGGGTTTTCCAAGTGTTTCATATAATTTAAAGCACGGAGGATCCGTTCTAATAGATAGAAAGGATGCCAAACAAGCCTTAGGAGCTATAAAATCATTAGGTCAATATATAACAAAGTATAATCGATCTGCAGTGATTTTTCCAGAGGGGACAAGAAGTAGAGACGGACAATTAAAACGTTTCTCAGAAAACGGAGTAAAGATGCTTTGTAAGTTTGCTCCAGATGCTTTAGTAGTACCTTTGACAATAAATAACTCTTGGAAGTTATTTCGTTTTGGTAAATTTCCTTATGGATTAGGGGCACGTATTAAATTGTACGCGCATAAACCATTAAATATAGGTGACTATGATTTTCCTACTTTGATGCAAGTAATCGAAGAGAAGATCAAAACTAAATTAGAATAA